The following coding sequences are from one Rutidosis leptorrhynchoides isolate AG116_Rl617_1_P2 chromosome 11, CSIRO_AGI_Rlap_v1, whole genome shotgun sequence window:
- the LOC139875609 gene encoding putative F-box protein At1g67623, with product MEEVTQANILETLPQDMFVGIFSRVGQDSSEQLFILKFVCKRFLMLSDDPLVCKRMSFDRCDLVPWRNPKMDHIIGRCYFFGNPNAIFRRGLINYFDKSYTELGLRLLEEAARSQIIEAVCVYRLIMFGSHQIEAKHVRLKVLKKTFPPVLDLVVAVRNKVFHLLHELWLHNRRPFDDLATCCPISGQKGYFPHIQGSGFEMRIPECMSCFWAYELGVFAYRFRIQFCAGNSIRSNGKMGSIQFASLDH from the exons ATGGAAGAAGTTACTCAAGCGAACATACTCGAAACTCTTCCACAAGATATGTTTGTGGGAATTTTTTCTCGAGTTGGTCAGGATTCATCCGAGCAGTTGTTCATACTCAAGTTCGTTTGCAAAAGATTTTTGATGCTTTCCGACGATCCTTTGGTTTGTAAAAGGATGTCCTTTGATAGGTGTGATCTCGTACCTTGGAGAAACCCTAAGATGGATCATATTATCGGACGTTGTTATTTTTttggaaaccctaatgcaatttttcgCAGGGGTTTgataaattattttgataaatcttACACAGAGTTAGGGCTTCGTCTTTTAGAAGAAGCTGCGAGGAGCCAAATTATAGAGGCGGTTTGTGTTTATCGTTTAATCATGTTTGGCTCTCACCAAATAGAAGCAAAGCATGTCAGattaaaagttttgaaaaaaacatTCCCACCAGTGCTGGACTTAGTAGTtgcggtgagaaacaaggtttttcatTTGTTGCATGAATTATGGTTACATAACCGTCGTCCTTTTGATGACTTGGCAACGTGTTGCCCTATCTCCGGCCAAAAGGGTTATTTTCCACACATCCAAGGGAGCGGGTTTGAAATGAGGATACCAGAATGCATGTCGTGTTTTTGGGCCTATGAGTTGGGTGTTTTTGCATACCGATTTAG AATTCAATTCTGTGCTGGTAATTCTATCCGAAGTAATGGGAAAATGGGTAGTATTCAATTCGCATCATTAGATCATTAA